One genomic region from Carettochelys insculpta isolate YL-2023 chromosome 4, ASM3395843v1, whole genome shotgun sequence encodes:
- the BBS12 gene encoding chaperonin-containing T-complex member BBS12 isoform X2: MQLLLMGMCVGMCTRRQTDIDCDHGFPKCEQKTSCWTSTAFSISVSRKNTFRTHKIIAWSNAVLECLQQNVPVSLIVSVMSEGLNSCSEEVKCLQLSVHDLYKSPKSVPIHFSSRSLGPQIIENKIPDIGANSFGSPILKDVPISEKERVPEGLHFHQASPCAPHNKCVNSQLCTANYFAPSSVDPVGNKIMPAVPGNNLIASSWNKRTRLTHSRYFNTPGKGHCPREADNSGSPPTEPATCPYECNDFGQLAMALSHGNQSSMKLVQNIVRCQQQIADHKGSSQFNIAEVVTCCLPGLSENYSCVGPGYITLVSPEKATVVKQLRDRPLQILLVDGDLMEKYRHLGFNRPSNVRTISESVSLQERSSESLWVNWMLDILIQSKVNLILVTGNVCESLMESCILNNILIIHPVTHSVLHAFGKGIGVQLVTYLSQVNSHCVGNGVWVDFWRTDDASTIELNNKVPISIKAERVHLLTAMLSNTITSKMQITEDQFWSCAHRLHHALTEQKVFPGGGAVELLCLIRLQKLEEQCVKQADKNSLGEFYMSSCWLTKSLTQYKLVVLKALASGWYQYLSRVMCNSANYASELEANTSIDHHLRKAADCGSPSAYILEEFHKGDQLLVDFGHEEATKIFDNVTPKVEAWRRALDLVLLVLQTDTEIITGPQRNQLLNSCISSEFIFL, translated from the exons ATGCAGCTGCTATTGATGGGCATGTGTGTGGGAATGTGTACTCGCAGACAGACag ATATTGACTGTGATCATGGCTTTCCAAAATGTGAACAGAAGACGTCATGTTGGACTTCAACAGCTTTCAGCATTAGCGTCAGTAGGAAGAACACTTTTAGGACCCATAAAATTAT TGCATGGAGCAATGCTGTACTTGAATGCCTTCAGCAGAATGTTCCTGTTTCGCTGATAGTATCTGTGATGTCTGAAGGATTGAACTCTTGCAGTGAAGAAGTCAAGTGTCTTCAGTTATCAGTACATGATTTATATAAAAGTCCCAAATCTGTTCCCATTCACTTCAGCTCTCGAAGTCTGGGGCCCCAAATTATTGAAAATAAAATTCCTGATATTGGAGCTAACAGTTTTGGCAGTCCTATTCTTAAAGACGTTCCAATATCTGAAAAAGAACGTGTTCCAGAAGGTCTTCATTTTCATCAAGCAAGCCCTTGTGCTCCTCATAACAAATGTGTGAATTCACAACTATGCACTGCAAACTATTTTGCACCCTCATCGGTTGACCCAGTGGGCAATAAAATTATGCCTGCAGTTCCTGGTAACAATTTGATTGCATCCAGCTGGAACAAAAGAACAAGATTAACTCACAGTAGATATTTTAACACTCCAGGAAAAGGCCATTGTCCACGTGAAGCAGACAATTCTGGGAGTCCTCCCACTGAGCCTGCCACATGTCCTTATGAATGTAATGATTTTGGACAATTGGCCATGGCTCTTAGCCATGGGAATCAGTCTAGCATGAAATTGGTGCAGAATATTGTCAGGTGCCAGCAACAAATAGCTGATCACAAAGGTTCTTCTCAATTTAATATTGCAGAAGTTGTGACATGCTGTTTACCAGGATTGTCTGAAAATTATTCTTGTGTGGGTCCAGGGTATATCACTTTAGTATCACCAGAGAAAGCCACTGTTGTCAAACAACTTCGGGACAGACCACTTCAGATTCTTCTTGTAGATGGCGATCTAATGGAAAAGTATCGCCACTTGGGATTTAATAGACCATCAAATGTCAGAACAATATCGGAAAGTGTAAGTTTACAAGAAAGAAGCTCAGAAAGTTTATGGGTAAATTGGATGTTAGATATTTTAATACAGTCAAAAGTAAACTTAATTTTGGTGACAGGAAATGTGTGTGAAAGTTTAATGGAAAGTTGCATCCTGAATAACATATTGATAATCCATCCAGTAACTCACAGTGTGCTCCATGCTTTTGGAAAGGGCATAGGAGTGCAGCTGGTGACATATCTTTCCCAGGTAAATAGTCATTGCGTGGGTAATGGTGTCTGGGTAGACTTCTGGAGAACTGATGATGCAAGTACAATTGAATTAAATAACAAAGTGCCAATCAGTATAAAAGCTGAAAGAGTTCATCTGCTAACAGCTATGCTTAGTAACACAATAACTTCAAAGATGCAAATCACTGAAGATCAGTTCTGGAGTTGTGCTCATCGCCTGCACCATGCACTAACTGAACAGAAAGTTTTTCCTGGAGGTGGTGCTGTTGAACTACTGTGTCTCATTCGTCTTCAGAAGCTTGAAGAACAATGTGTAAAACAAGCAGATAAAAACTCTTTAGGAGAATTTTACATGTCGTCTTGCTGGCTGACAAAATCTTTGACGCAGTATAAACTGGTTGTGCTTAAAGCTCTGGCAAGTGGTTGGTATCAGTACCTTTCAAGAGTCATGTGTAACTCTGCTAATTATGCATCAGAATTGGAAGCAAACACTTCCATAGACCATCATCTCAGAAAAGCAGCAGACTGTGGCTCTCCTTCAGCATATATTCTGGAAGAGTTCCATAAAGGAGATCAGCTGTTGGTGGACTTTGGTCATGAGGAGGCTACAAAGATATTTGATAATGTTACGCCCAAGGTGGAGGCATGGCGCAGAGCTCTAGACTTGGTGCTCTTAGTGCTTCAAACAGATACTGAAATTATTACGGGTCCTCAGAGAAATCAGTTATTAAATTCATGCATATCCAGTGAATTCATATTTTTATAG
- the BBS12 gene encoding chaperonin-containing T-complex member BBS12 isoform X1 has translation MAFQNVNRRRHVGLQQLSALASVGRTLLGPIKLCKFIVDVSTGESALTCSAVRLLESLDLTSAVGQLLNETVQAQSKEYKTGMTTLLFLVSAWSNAVLECLQQNVPVSLIVSVMSEGLNSCSEEVKCLQLSVHDLYKSPKSVPIHFSSRSLGPQIIENKIPDIGANSFGSPILKDVPISEKERVPEGLHFHQASPCAPHNKCVNSQLCTANYFAPSSVDPVGNKIMPAVPGNNLIASSWNKRTRLTHSRYFNTPGKGHCPREADNSGSPPTEPATCPYECNDFGQLAMALSHGNQSSMKLVQNIVRCQQQIADHKGSSQFNIAEVVTCCLPGLSENYSCVGPGYITLVSPEKATVVKQLRDRPLQILLVDGDLMEKYRHLGFNRPSNVRTISESVSLQERSSESLWVNWMLDILIQSKVNLILVTGNVCESLMESCILNNILIIHPVTHSVLHAFGKGIGVQLVTYLSQVNSHCVGNGVWVDFWRTDDASTIELNNKVPISIKAERVHLLTAMLSNTITSKMQITEDQFWSCAHRLHHALTEQKVFPGGGAVELLCLIRLQKLEEQCVKQADKNSLGEFYMSSCWLTKSLTQYKLVVLKALASGWYQYLSRVMCNSANYASELEANTSIDHHLRKAADCGSPSAYILEEFHKGDQLLVDFGHEEATKIFDNVTPKVEAWRRALDLVLLVLQTDTEIITGPQRNQLLNSCISSEFIFL, from the coding sequence ATGGCTTTCCAAAATGTGAACAGAAGACGTCATGTTGGACTTCAACAGCTTTCAGCATTAGCGTCAGTAGGAAGAACACTTTTAGGACCCATAAAATTATGTAAGTTCATTGTAGATGTAAGCACTGGTGAGAGTGCTTTGACTTGCTCTGCAGTTAGATTGCTTGAAAGTTTGGATTTAACTAGTGCAGTGGGACAACTTCTTAATGAAACAGTTCAGGCACAGAGCAAAGAATATAAAACTGGGATGACTACCCTGTTATTTCTTGTTAGTGCATGGAGCAATGCTGTACTTGAATGCCTTCAGCAGAATGTTCCTGTTTCGCTGATAGTATCTGTGATGTCTGAAGGATTGAACTCTTGCAGTGAAGAAGTCAAGTGTCTTCAGTTATCAGTACATGATTTATATAAAAGTCCCAAATCTGTTCCCATTCACTTCAGCTCTCGAAGTCTGGGGCCCCAAATTATTGAAAATAAAATTCCTGATATTGGAGCTAACAGTTTTGGCAGTCCTATTCTTAAAGACGTTCCAATATCTGAAAAAGAACGTGTTCCAGAAGGTCTTCATTTTCATCAAGCAAGCCCTTGTGCTCCTCATAACAAATGTGTGAATTCACAACTATGCACTGCAAACTATTTTGCACCCTCATCGGTTGACCCAGTGGGCAATAAAATTATGCCTGCAGTTCCTGGTAACAATTTGATTGCATCCAGCTGGAACAAAAGAACAAGATTAACTCACAGTAGATATTTTAACACTCCAGGAAAAGGCCATTGTCCACGTGAAGCAGACAATTCTGGGAGTCCTCCCACTGAGCCTGCCACATGTCCTTATGAATGTAATGATTTTGGACAATTGGCCATGGCTCTTAGCCATGGGAATCAGTCTAGCATGAAATTGGTGCAGAATATTGTCAGGTGCCAGCAACAAATAGCTGATCACAAAGGTTCTTCTCAATTTAATATTGCAGAAGTTGTGACATGCTGTTTACCAGGATTGTCTGAAAATTATTCTTGTGTGGGTCCAGGGTATATCACTTTAGTATCACCAGAGAAAGCCACTGTTGTCAAACAACTTCGGGACAGACCACTTCAGATTCTTCTTGTAGATGGCGATCTAATGGAAAAGTATCGCCACTTGGGATTTAATAGACCATCAAATGTCAGAACAATATCGGAAAGTGTAAGTTTACAAGAAAGAAGCTCAGAAAGTTTATGGGTAAATTGGATGTTAGATATTTTAATACAGTCAAAAGTAAACTTAATTTTGGTGACAGGAAATGTGTGTGAAAGTTTAATGGAAAGTTGCATCCTGAATAACATATTGATAATCCATCCAGTAACTCACAGTGTGCTCCATGCTTTTGGAAAGGGCATAGGAGTGCAGCTGGTGACATATCTTTCCCAGGTAAATAGTCATTGCGTGGGTAATGGTGTCTGGGTAGACTTCTGGAGAACTGATGATGCAAGTACAATTGAATTAAATAACAAAGTGCCAATCAGTATAAAAGCTGAAAGAGTTCATCTGCTAACAGCTATGCTTAGTAACACAATAACTTCAAAGATGCAAATCACTGAAGATCAGTTCTGGAGTTGTGCTCATCGCCTGCACCATGCACTAACTGAACAGAAAGTTTTTCCTGGAGGTGGTGCTGTTGAACTACTGTGTCTCATTCGTCTTCAGAAGCTTGAAGAACAATGTGTAAAACAAGCAGATAAAAACTCTTTAGGAGAATTTTACATGTCGTCTTGCTGGCTGACAAAATCTTTGACGCAGTATAAACTGGTTGTGCTTAAAGCTCTGGCAAGTGGTTGGTATCAGTACCTTTCAAGAGTCATGTGTAACTCTGCTAATTATGCATCAGAATTGGAAGCAAACACTTCCATAGACCATCATCTCAGAAAAGCAGCAGACTGTGGCTCTCCTTCAGCATATATTCTGGAAGAGTTCCATAAAGGAGATCAGCTGTTGGTGGACTTTGGTCATGAGGAGGCTACAAAGATATTTGATAATGTTACGCCCAAGGTGGAGGCATGGCGCAGAGCTCTAGACTTGGTGCTCTTAGTGCTTCAAACAGATACTGAAATTATTACGGGTCCTCAGAGAAATCAGTTATTAAATTCATGCATATCCAGTGAATTCATATTTTTATAG